Below is a genomic region from Bombus pascuorum chromosome 7, iyBomPasc1.1, whole genome shotgun sequence.
caaaaatatggaaatccaagaatctacagaaaccgaaatggatattactcgaatgagcgacgatacaaacgccaacaacaacgaaatgacacaacaagacggaaactggaaggtcgtaactcccagcaaaagaagaaaaattacaacaaacgcaaatactaggagggctgcagaaacagaaagtaagcagtggctccaagaaatcccactacaaaaccccttcagcatactaccacaagagaaggaaccagaaacaactgaaaaaccaaaacacaacgccaaaccaccaccaatatacatcgatgcgcaagtaatagaccccctcgtcgaactgctaaacaatacggcaggcaaagaaaactactcaataaaacaattaaaactggaccaggtaaaagtgctaatcaacgccccagaaacctacagaaaagtggtaaaagtgctaaaagaaaaaaacgccgggtaccataCCTACCAACTCAAAAccgacaaaagctataaagcagttatcagaggaCTACACCCAAAAACAAatacaagcaacatatgcgacgaactagccaaaatcggacaccagatAAGgataataaacaacataacgagatttaATACTAAACAACCACTACTGCTATTCCTAATTGAACTCGAACCTAAAAACaacaacaaggaaattttcgaaatcaaACAAATCCTAAACACAAAtccacaacaagacagggcagaagctgagacaccaataaaagtacagcacgtaatgaacaacaaccacaataataccaacaccactggcagtcgaagctacgcgcaagcaaccaaggaagtaacacccgtagccaaccaaaaccacaacaataacaccaacgacgctacagaaataaaagaactattaaaacaatccatcaaaagcaccgacatgttaacaagaacgataagcgaactaaacgaagcattcatacagcaatcattacaaatcacagctatgatacaactgataacaaccatgctaagcaaaaagtaaaaacggacatactaaaaatagctgcctggaactctaacggcctacaacaaagggccattgaaaccaaagcattcctgtaccacaacaacatagacatactactcgtatcagaaacgcatttcacaacaagaagctacacaaaaataccatATACGGTACCAAGCATctctcaggaaaagcacacggagggaccgcagtgataataagaaacgacattaaacaccacctacacagtcAAGTTaataaagaacacatacaagcaactaccgttaccgtacaaactagcagcaaccgtctacagctgtcagcagtatatgcaccaccgcgacacaaaattacagcacaaatgtgggaagaatacttccaacaactaggcgacaagtatatcgcagcaggagactacaactcaaagcacacaacatggggatcaagaatcactacacctcgaggcagaaccctggaaaaacacatcaggaaaaacaatctcaatatattatccacaggaagaccgacatactggccgacagacctgagcaaaatccctgacctactcgactttgcagttacaaagggattaaatggaaataaaataaatatagcatccagcctcgagcttagctccgaccatacacccataataataacatatagaaacaagccaatactctacacaACTCAGAGAcactatgcaacaaatccactaattggcaaaccttcaaagaaataattgaaagcaaaatcaactgcaacatcccactgagaacgccccaacacatcgaacaagctgtaacaacacttacagaaactatacaagaggcagcacgggcaaccacaaaaccaaaaactaccactagacaaacaaaacaatacTTGAATTGCTTTGATATTATCGACAATGTTTTCATCGACGTGAATTCACCGACACCGAGTATGTTTATTTGCCGACCCGTTGAAACCATCGACAATCGTCCCACCGATATTTGCCGACAATTATTGCATCGGCATGTGCTATCATTGATTATGcatctttatttatactatACATTCATTTCCGTgtaaaggaaaataaagaggaaaatagaagagaaatgataaaaatcatTACGACGTACTGTTACTGTGTTAATTAACATAAGATAAAAATGCTTATCTACAAAAAAGATTCCACTTCCGATCtccaatataatttttaatatgttgtCAAGGACATCGCATTGAATAATGCGTGGTATCGACAACTTCTTGCGAATATCTCGAAAACCAAGACAAACAGTACATAcataagaaatttctaaatcaTCGTGttatttcttgtttaattTCCTTCacgtttttaataatatttctcctACGGTTAGAAGAGATGATTTAGGAAGGAAAGAGTGATTGGTGTCAGCGCCTGTGAGCGAAAAGGAattgaaaattcttaaaacACGCGCACTAATgggataacgttatagaattgtttgtttcgttgAAAAGTGCAGGAAACTGCTCCGTATAAGATAACAAGGAAGCATTTTAGGATCATACTTTACATTCAAGATGCATTTCGGTTTTCTTTTGCGTGAATATATCATTACAGAGATTTCTAAGAACTTTTGGAGACATTTTTGTTAATGGGCAAAtaactttgaaattaattgcaTCTGCATCCATCTGCTATCAAACGTTTATGTCTTGgaaatgttattttctttctttgcatttgttaattttagtgaacttgaaatttaatgaactttgaaattttaatgaaccTGTCGATAACGCACTCGTGAATCTTGACAAAACGTTTTTACATTACCTTGTTATGACGCGTATATAAATGTGAAAGGCCGCGTAACAACGAGGATGGAACCGAAGATGTGAAAAGAAAAACTCAGGGCAAAGAGTGGTGAATGATCACTAATGGAAAACGCCGGAGCAGAGTATCGAGTGGTCTGCCGACACAGTAGCAAGTACCATTTGTCAAGTAGTCCGCGTGCGGATGAATATCAGTCGAAGATAGCGCGGGTCATTCTGGTCAAACGGGAGTGTCCTGAAGAATTGCAGTGCAGAAGAAATACGACTTACGGAGCTACGGGAACTGCAGACGCCCCGAATTGTCATAACACGCAGCCACAAAGGATGACTCTGCCGGGAGTGGTCTCTGATACTGCCCAAGGTAGATCGTTAATATTACACGTCAGTATTCACCGAGCTTCCCCATCGCAACCGAGAAAGCCCACAGCAAGGGTTTTAGTGAGGAAGAATTCCACTCTGCCACGAATTCTCTCCCCAGAGACTGGAGGATGACTTTCGATGATTTTGAAgtggaaaagaatgaaaaatggtTGCTGGTAGCTTTACAGCGGACGGTTTAACGACCCAA
It encodes:
- the LOC132908682 gene encoding uncharacterized protein LOC132908682, which encodes MTLPVNQSVCKIFNSSQFPFDCRRVQTCWVPGEVSPSIPDVERKCSRKCKKRGKQKIQRVPPLRISNNGETYAVHKNMEIQESTETEMDITRMSDDTNANNNEMTQQDGNWKVVTPSKRRKITTNANTRRAAETESKQWLQEIPLQNPFSILPQEKEPETTEKPKHNAKPPPIYIDAQVIDPLVELLNNTAGKENYSIKQLKLDQVKVLINAPETYRKVVKVLKEKNAGYHTYQLKTDKSYKAVIRGLHPKTNTSNICDELAKIGHQIRIINNITRFNTKQPLLLFLIELEPKNNNKEIFEIKQILNTNPQQDRAEAETPIKVQHVMNNNHNNTNTTGSRSYAQATKEVTPVANQNHNNNTNDATEIKELLKQSIKSTDMLTRTISELNEAFIQQSLQITAMIQLITTMLSKK